In Halococcus salsus, one DNA window encodes the following:
- a CDS encoding winged helix-turn-helix transcriptional regulator, producing the protein MNGTRRRVARCVRATPGIHFNELVRTLDLAPGQVQYHLKRLIATDSVVDEQRYGRTHYFAPEVDDWERGALSLVRRETAGDVVAALHDRGPMSPGALADVLNVARSTLEWHLDHLAEQDVVRKDRDERNRVTLVLTRPDETAALLRTVQPSTASRMVDRFTRLADHLLDDADR; encoded by the coding sequence ATGAACGGAACCAGACGCCGCGTCGCCCGCTGTGTGCGGGCCACGCCCGGCATCCATTTCAACGAACTCGTCCGAACGCTCGACCTCGCCCCGGGCCAGGTCCAGTACCACCTCAAACGCCTCATCGCGACCGACTCGGTGGTCGACGAACAGCGCTACGGCCGAACCCACTACTTCGCGCCCGAGGTCGACGACTGGGAGCGCGGGGCGCTCTCGCTGGTACGCCGCGAGACCGCCGGCGACGTCGTCGCCGCTCTCCACGACCGAGGCCCGATGTCGCCCGGTGCACTCGCCGACGTCCTCAACGTGGCCCGGAGCACGCTCGAGTGGCACCTCGACCACCTCGCCGAACAGGACGTCGTCCGCAAGGACCGCGACGAGCGAAACCGCGTCACGCTGGTGCTCACCCGACCCGACGAAACCGCAGCGCTCCTGCGAACCGTCCAGCCCTCGACCGCCAGCCGGATGGTCGACCGCTTCACCCGACTCGCGGACCACCTGCTCGACGACGCGGACCGGTAG
- a CDS encoding PQQ-binding-like beta-propeller repeat protein, with protein sequence MRPRTALVVAVVLVGLVGAAVVGLTDTGDPTGRSADNGTLSERWVSTPPAVLESNHHTPAAAFVDGESFVVVPINSRRGTTCRLTTLDGDGTERWNRTIAAEECTIHSISDPTIADFDGDGETEVIAATSAEEVVAYDLRNGSVEFRRDLSSYGYSKPLVGDLLPGAGNETVVVDLGGGVFTFADDGSIAWQRSFGDARVRQPVIADVDGDGDPEIAIGQLGGEAIVLERDGSVAWRQAIPNASATKWMTTGQADDDAPLELTFATFFGEVVTLDGANGSVEWRRNFSAQGASVRVMGDGDGDGRTEVYVVARDGVLRSLDAANGSLDWRTRLTAETDARVMPPPSLGDLDGDGDPELVAVTAAGRVLVIDPANGETVDSYERDVPINTFPRVADFDGDGDDEIFVIYDDARVVALSYDS encoded by the coding sequence ATGCGTCCCCGGACCGCGCTGGTGGTGGCCGTCGTTCTGGTCGGGCTGGTCGGTGCGGCGGTCGTCGGACTGACCGACACCGGCGACCCCACCGGCCGGAGCGCCGACAACGGAACCCTCTCCGAGCGGTGGGTGAGCACCCCACCGGCGGTCCTCGAATCCAATCACCACACACCGGCGGCGGCGTTCGTCGACGGCGAGTCGTTCGTCGTGGTGCCGATCAACAGCCGGCGGGGGACGACGTGTCGACTGACCACGCTCGACGGCGACGGCACCGAGCGCTGGAACCGAACCATCGCCGCCGAGGAGTGTACGATCCACTCGATTTCGGACCCGACGATCGCCGACTTCGACGGCGACGGCGAGACGGAAGTGATCGCCGCGACGAGCGCCGAGGAGGTCGTCGCCTACGACCTCCGAAACGGGAGCGTCGAGTTCCGTCGCGACCTCTCGTCGTACGGCTACTCGAAACCCCTCGTCGGCGACCTCCTCCCGGGAGCGGGCAACGAGACGGTCGTCGTCGACCTCGGTGGCGGCGTGTTCACGTTCGCGGACGACGGCAGCATCGCGTGGCAGCGGTCGTTCGGCGACGCCCGCGTCCGCCAGCCAGTGATCGCCGACGTCGACGGCGACGGCGATCCGGAGATCGCCATCGGACAGCTCGGCGGTGAGGCGATCGTCCTCGAACGAGATGGGAGTGTGGCGTGGCGGCAAGCGATCCCGAACGCGAGCGCCACGAAGTGGATGACGACCGGGCAGGCCGACGACGACGCCCCGCTCGAACTCACCTTCGCGACCTTCTTCGGTGAGGTGGTCACGCTCGACGGCGCGAACGGGTCGGTCGAGTGGCGGCGGAATTTCAGTGCGCAGGGGGCGTCGGTCCGTGTGATGGGCGACGGCGATGGCGACGGTCGAACGGAGGTCTACGTGGTCGCGCGGGACGGCGTGCTCCGGAGCCTCGACGCCGCGAACGGGAGCCTCGACTGGCGAACCAGACTCACGGCCGAGACGGACGCGCGGGTGATGCCGCCGCCGAGCCTCGGCGACCTCGACGGCGACGGCGACCCCGAACTCGTCGCTGTGACCGCCGCCGGCCGCGTCCTCGTGATCGACCCGGCGAACGGCGAGACGGTCGACTCCTACGAGCGTGACGTCCCGATCAACACCTTCCCGCGGGTGGCTGACTTTGACGGCGACGGCGACGACGAGATATTCGTGATCTACGACGACGCCCGGGTGGTCGCGCTCTCGTACGACTCGTAG
- a CDS encoding PQQ-binding-like beta-propeller repeat protein yields MQVRTGLVVAVVVAALAGAAVVGYDTVTASGGTLTEEWVSDTPRPNQVNHHSVAAVRTNNRTIIAAPVSSVGGSSGAKCALVMLDGTGTVEWERTIRNRSCATHGIGDPTIADLDGDGEPDVLVPTTENVLYGYDVNDGTETLRFDLTSFGYSAPAVLAEPARRAVVADFNGSVFAVRPNGTVAWRDRVAAGVTADTRRADFDGDGGPEVAVSAPGNVTLYEPNGSVVWERSVYAAFAASGSVDGAQTLFVATGDGVAALDGATGATEWRWNTSNNRPAIHALGDGDGDGSKELYVTTGDGNLDALSARTGEVEWHAGLSTEDSVTPPPALGDLDGDGESELVTVTNGGAVSVRDPANGNRLASYERDVAVWTHPTLVDLDGDGTDEVLVMYGDGRVVALSYDSSRGRPAAAIET; encoded by the coding sequence ATGCAGGTGCGGACCGGGCTGGTCGTGGCCGTCGTCGTCGCCGCGCTCGCCGGGGCGGCGGTGGTCGGCTACGATACGGTTACGGCGTCCGGTGGGACGCTCACCGAGGAGTGGGTGAGCGACACCCCGCGGCCGAACCAGGTCAACCACCACTCCGTGGCCGCGGTCCGGACCAACAATCGGACGATAATCGCCGCCCCAGTGAGTTCGGTCGGCGGTTCGTCCGGTGCGAAGTGCGCGCTCGTCATGCTCGATGGTACTGGGACGGTCGAGTGGGAGCGGACCATCCGGAACCGGTCGTGTGCCACTCACGGTATCGGCGACCCGACGATCGCGGATCTCGACGGCGACGGTGAACCGGACGTGCTCGTTCCCACGACCGAGAACGTGCTCTACGGCTACGACGTGAACGATGGGACCGAAACCCTCCGCTTCGACCTCACCTCGTTCGGCTACAGCGCGCCCGCGGTCCTCGCCGAACCGGCCCGTAGAGCGGTCGTCGCGGACTTCAACGGCTCGGTGTTCGCGGTGCGGCCGAACGGAACCGTCGCGTGGCGGGACCGGGTCGCGGCCGGCGTGACCGCCGACACGAGGAGGGCGGACTTCGACGGTGACGGCGGTCCGGAGGTCGCCGTCAGCGCGCCGGGGAACGTCACGCTCTACGAACCGAACGGGAGCGTCGTCTGGGAGCGCTCGGTCTACGCCGCCTTCGCGGCGAGCGGGTCGGTCGACGGGGCGCAGACGCTGTTCGTCGCCACCGGAGACGGTGTGGCGGCGCTCGACGGGGCGACCGGGGCGACGGAGTGGCGCTGGAACACCTCGAACAACCGACCCGCGATCCACGCGCTCGGCGACGGCGACGGGGACGGGTCGAAAGAACTCTACGTCACGACCGGCGACGGCAACCTCGACGCGCTCTCGGCGCGGACCGGCGAGGTCGAGTGGCACGCGGGTCTCTCGACGGAGGATTCGGTCACCCCGCCGCCGGCACTCGGGGACCTCGACGGCGACGGTGAGTCGGAACTCGTGACCGTGACGAACGGCGGGGCCGTCTCGGTCCGTGACCCGGCGAACGGGAACCGCCTCGCGTCCTACGAACGCGACGTCGCCGTCTGGACGCATCCGACGCTCGTCGACCTCGATGGTGATGGGACCGACGAGGTCCTCGTGATGTACGGCGACGGGCGGGTCGTCGCGCTCTCGTACGACTCGTCGCGTGGCCGTCCGGCGGCCGCTATCGAGACGTGA
- a CDS encoding DUF7471 family protein, whose amino-acid sequence MTPALHLARFAVAEWPGVGTFALPSVLVVAGISSVAIVGLGVAALSQRRSRSYLLITLALATLLVRTLVGGLALEGMLSMHLHHLIEHASDGVMAVLLLAAVYFARTANPRSDEDTI is encoded by the coding sequence ATGACGCCCGCCCTCCACCTCGCCCGTTTCGCCGTCGCCGAGTGGCCGGGGGTCGGAACGTTCGCCCTCCCCAGCGTGCTGGTGGTCGCGGGTATCTCCTCGGTGGCCATCGTGGGGCTCGGCGTGGCGGCGCTCTCCCAGCGACGCTCGCGGTCGTACCTGCTGATAACGCTGGCGCTCGCGACGCTGCTGGTGCGAACGCTGGTCGGGGGGCTCGCACTCGAAGGGATGCTGAGCATGCACCTCCACCACCTGATCGAACACGCCTCCGACGGGGTGATGGCGGTCCTGCTCCTGGCCGCAGTCTACTTCGCCCGGACCGCGAACCCACGCTCCGACGAGGACACCATATGA
- a CDS encoding SHOCT domain-containing protein, producing the protein MNSRDTPTQRAKDNAVEIASTLVVGLGLAALFLGVGNFWVIFALGFLVVVPLVALLFGDEDDRSEWWDDWWGDDDWLDDWWGSSTTDEAEASTEADAEPSEDSLSIIRRRYARGELTDAQFERKLERLLETETLEDLEDRKRARELLDEQE; encoded by the coding sequence ATGAACTCCCGGGACACGCCGACCCAGCGCGCCAAGGACAACGCCGTCGAGATAGCGTCGACGCTCGTGGTCGGGCTCGGGCTCGCCGCGCTCTTCTTGGGGGTGGGCAACTTCTGGGTCATCTTCGCCCTCGGCTTCCTCGTGGTCGTCCCGCTCGTCGCGCTGCTGTTCGGCGACGAGGACGACCGTTCGGAGTGGTGGGACGACTGGTGGGGCGACGACGACTGGCTCGACGATTGGTGGGGGAGCTCGACGACGGACGAAGCCGAGGCGTCGACGGAGGCCGACGCGGAGCCGTCGGAGGATTCCCTCTCGATCATCCGCCGACGCTACGCTCGGGGGGAGCTGACGGACGCGCAGTTCGAGCGCAAACTCGAGCGCCTCCTCGAAACCGAGACGCTGGAGGACCTCGAAGACCGCAAGCGGGCGCGCGAACTCCTCGACGAACAGGAGTAG
- a CDS encoding sulfite oxidase, with amino-acid sequence MAIESPRERRHEEIERIVEAKGAVTPTRDEADKYTVVGAAHRRTFADWLTPIGAHFVCHRNDIPAADADSWTVALTGDAEGSLTMADLRDYPTVAVAHTMECAGNGRGQHDPETGSVQWGFEAAGTAVWTGVPVSSVLRDHGIDAADGRWLTAVGGDPSDAEDIFARSIPLSKALDDCLLATEMNGQPLPREHGFPVRLIVPGWYGVNNVKWVDELRVMETMVHEDSLDRPGKHDFWQQVSYRIHPEGADPAVNDTVETTDTWEQIEGAVDHPYTFDTNVMSVIGLPDGEAPVTPRDDGTVEVRGVAWAGDDRVERVELSTDGGETWADAELFGPDYAGAWRLFRYDWPADAGRHTLCSRATDERGRRQPARISGPEEWRDALDDDAYPWNQGGFAANAFEPNAVTVEVESGPTSTE; translated from the coding sequence ATGGCTATCGAGAGCCCACGGGAACGCCGTCACGAGGAGATCGAACGGATCGTCGAGGCGAAGGGTGCCGTGACGCCGACGCGCGACGAGGCCGACAAGTACACCGTCGTGGGGGCGGCCCACAGGCGAACCTTCGCGGACTGGCTCACGCCCATCGGGGCCCACTTCGTCTGTCACCGAAACGATATCCCGGCGGCCGACGCCGATTCGTGGACCGTCGCGCTCACGGGCGACGCCGAGGGGAGCCTCACGATGGCCGACCTCCGGGACTATCCGACGGTGGCGGTCGCCCACACGATGGAGTGTGCCGGCAACGGTCGTGGCCAGCACGACCCCGAAACGGGAAGCGTCCAGTGGGGGTTCGAGGCCGCGGGGACCGCGGTCTGGACCGGGGTCCCAGTGAGTTCGGTGCTCCGCGACCACGGCATCGACGCGGCCGACGGTCGCTGGCTGACCGCCGTCGGGGGCGACCCGTCCGACGCCGAGGACATCTTCGCCCGGTCGATCCCGCTCTCGAAGGCGCTCGACGACTGTCTCCTCGCCACCGAAATGAACGGCCAGCCCCTCCCGCGCGAACACGGCTTCCCGGTTCGGCTGATCGTTCCGGGCTGGTACGGCGTCAACAACGTGAAGTGGGTCGACGAGCTCCGGGTGATGGAGACGATGGTCCACGAGGACTCGCTCGACCGGCCGGGGAAACACGATTTCTGGCAGCAGGTCTCCTACCGGATCCATCCCGAGGGCGCCGATCCCGCCGTCAACGACACCGTCGAGACGACCGACACGTGGGAGCAGATCGAGGGCGCGGTCGACCACCCCTACACGTTCGACACCAACGTGATGTCCGTCATCGGCCTCCCGGACGGCGAGGCTCCCGTCACGCCTCGGGACGACGGCACGGTCGAGGTTCGCGGGGTGGCGTGGGCCGGCGACGACCGCGTCGAGCGCGTGGAGCTGTCGACCGACGGCGGCGAGACCTGGGCGGACGCGGAGCTGTTCGGGCCCGACTACGCGGGCGCGTGGCGGCTGTTCCGGTACGACTGGCCCGCCGACGCCGGCCGGCACACGCTCTGTTCGCGCGCGACCGACGAGCGCGGCCGCCGCCAACCCGCACGGATCAGCGGTCCGGAAGAGTGGCGGGACGCGCTCGACGACGACGCGTACCCGTGGAACCAGGGCGGGTTCGCGGCGAACGCCTTCGAGCCGAACGCGGTCACGGTCGAGGTCGAGAGCGGTCCCACCTCGACCGAGTAG
- a CDS encoding HdeD family acid-resistance protein, with amino-acid sequence MSSNIESSREDTPLAASWRVLAGVGTLIAVLGLIAIVSPFITGVALSVLLGALLVVGGVGHGVHAVSARGWRGFVWEALLAVLYVVGGVALFVNPVVGLLTLTLVLAAFFVVEGVVGVVLGLRLRPADGWGWMFASGLVGVAAGAVVWLGWPSTALWVIGLVFGIRLLAAGSAMVMLAMGSRRVARETRSIGATPRGG; translated from the coding sequence ATGAGTTCGAACATCGAATCCAGTCGGGAAGACACGCCGCTCGCGGCGAGCTGGCGTGTGCTCGCAGGTGTCGGGACGCTCATCGCAGTGCTCGGCCTGATCGCGATCGTTTCACCGTTCATCACCGGCGTCGCGCTATCGGTGCTACTCGGCGCACTGCTCGTCGTCGGCGGGGTGGGTCACGGGGTTCACGCCGTCTCCGCACGGGGCTGGCGGGGGTTCGTCTGGGAAGCCCTGCTCGCGGTGCTCTACGTCGTCGGCGGCGTGGCGCTGTTCGTGAACCCAGTCGTGGGGCTGTTGACCCTCACGCTCGTCCTGGCGGCGTTCTTCGTCGTCGAGGGCGTCGTCGGGGTCGTGCTGGGGCTCCGACTCCGCCCGGCGGATGGGTGGGGCTGGATGTTCGCGAGCGGGCTCGTCGGCGTCGCCGCCGGAGCCGTGGTCTGGCTCGGCTGGCCGTCGACCGCGCTCTGGGTGATCGGCCTCGTCTTCGGCATCAGGCTGCTCGCGGCCGGCAGCGCGATGGTCATGCTCGCGATGGGGTCCCGCCGGGTGGCTCGCGAGACCCGATCGATCGGGGCCACGCCCCGCGGTGGCTGA
- a CDS encoding GAP family protein → MSFLTVLPLAVVMVSGPQILSVVFLATSREWRRNSLAFVAGAAASVSLVVSLAFLLGFGAVGTGRSRPVLHVLILVVILAAMVSTYLQRERSEPPKWMGRLERATPRFSLRLGFLLLGFFPTDVITSVTVGSYLATQGLPLTDAVPFVLATLLLLALPSLAVAMLGERAKTVLPTVRDWMNTNSWVVNEVVLLFFAGIVLNGLLN, encoded by the coding sequence GTGAGCTTTCTGACCGTGCTTCCACTCGCGGTCGTGATGGTCTCCGGCCCGCAGATCCTGAGTGTCGTCTTCCTCGCCACGAGCAGGGAGTGGCGACGCAACTCGCTCGCCTTCGTCGCTGGCGCGGCGGCGTCGGTATCGCTCGTCGTCAGCCTCGCGTTCCTGCTCGGCTTCGGTGCCGTCGGGACGGGCCGGTCGCGCCCGGTGCTCCACGTGCTGATCCTGGTCGTCATCCTGGCCGCCATGGTCTCCACGTACCTGCAGCGCGAGCGATCGGAGCCCCCGAAGTGGATGGGACGACTCGAACGCGCGACCCCGCGGTTCTCGCTCCGACTGGGGTTCCTGCTGCTCGGCTTCTTTCCCACCGACGTCATCACGTCCGTCACCGTCGGCTCCTACCTCGCTACCCAGGGGCTGCCGCTGACGGACGCGGTCCCGTTCGTCCTGGCGACGTTACTGCTGCTGGCACTCCCGTCGCTCGCCGTGGCCATGCTCGGCGAGCGCGCGAAGACCGTTCTTCCGACGGTTCGCGACTGGATGAACACGAACTCCTGGGTCGTCAACGAGGTGGTGCTCCTCTTCTTCGCCGGCATCGTTCTGAACGGACTCCTGAACTAG
- a CDS encoding PQQ-binding-like beta-propeller repeat protein translates to MRRRTTVVLVVVAIALGGVVAYGVTIGTGGGELRTLWVSDTERPVLGNHHAPTAGRVDGHPVVYAPISGNYSSAQCALVALNATTGARLWNYQVPATNCTIHSVADPAIADLDGDGTEEVLAETTENLIHGFDALTGRQRFSYPLASYGYTQPIVADFTGDEDEEVIGVDTSGTVVVRDANGTTVWRRTVPGYVNAQPALADFTGDGTRELAVGFGAKALVVFEPDGTVAWRRSPPSDGTITWMVTGQTDADPAVEVVVGTVTGQVVTVDGRTGRVEWQRDLGDFAAVHAFGDGDDDGRPEVYAVARDGKLRSLDAATGATEWTTTLDTGDIQVVPPPSMGDVDGDGNPELVAVTNGGAVSVVDPADGSVRGTYERNVPIWEHPRIADTDGDGVDEIYVMYGDGRVVALSAAGR, encoded by the coding sequence ATGCGGAGGAGGACTACGGTCGTGCTCGTCGTCGTGGCGATAGCGCTCGGTGGCGTCGTGGCGTACGGCGTCACGATAGGGACGGGCGGGGGCGAACTCCGGACGCTGTGGGTCAGCGACACCGAGCGACCCGTGCTGGGCAACCACCACGCACCGACGGCGGGACGGGTCGACGGCCACCCGGTCGTCTACGCCCCCATCAGTGGGAACTACAGCTCGGCGCAATGTGCGCTCGTCGCGCTCAACGCGACGACGGGCGCGAGGCTCTGGAACTACCAGGTGCCCGCGACGAACTGTACGATTCACTCGGTCGCCGACCCCGCGATCGCCGACCTGGACGGGGACGGGACCGAGGAAGTGCTTGCCGAGACGACCGAGAACCTGATACACGGGTTCGATGCGCTCACCGGTCGCCAACGCTTCAGCTATCCCCTCGCGTCCTACGGCTACACCCAGCCTATCGTGGCGGACTTCACTGGCGACGAGGACGAGGAGGTCATCGGTGTCGACACGAGCGGAACGGTCGTCGTACGAGACGCGAACGGGACGACGGTGTGGCGACGCACCGTTCCCGGCTACGTCAACGCCCAGCCGGCGCTCGCCGACTTCACGGGCGATGGCACCCGTGAGCTCGCGGTCGGGTTCGGTGCCAAGGCGCTGGTCGTCTTCGAGCCCGACGGCACGGTCGCCTGGCGTCGGTCCCCGCCGTCGGACGGAACCATCACGTGGATGGTCACCGGGCAGACCGACGCGGACCCGGCGGTCGAGGTCGTCGTCGGAACGGTGACGGGACAGGTGGTCACCGTCGACGGACGCACCGGTCGTGTCGAGTGGCAGCGAGACCTCGGCGACTTCGCGGCGGTTCACGCGTTCGGGGACGGGGACGACGACGGCCGACCGGAGGTGTACGCGGTCGCACGCGACGGCAAGCTCCGGAGCCTCGACGCGGCCACCGGCGCGACCGAGTGGACCACGACGCTCGATACCGGGGACATCCAGGTCGTACCACCGCCGAGCATGGGCGACGTCGATGGCGACGGAAACCCGGAGCTCGTCGCGGTGACGAACGGCGGGGCCGTCTCGGTCGTCGACCCGGCGGACGGTTCGGTGCGCGGGACCTACGAGCGGAACGTCCCGATCTGGGAACACCCTCGGATCGCGGACACCGACGGCGACGGAGTCGACGAGATCTACGTGATGTACGGCGACGGCCGCGTCGTCGCGCTCTCGGCAGCCGGTCGATGA
- a CDS encoding mechanosensitive ion channel family protein, translating to MSGVGDGLLSSVGRALAQALLRGVPGWAVRTGLALAVLLVAWRGSRLLVEALREPVARRVHRRSLSLAVVRGVRIVVLILSAFVALGVYGVGPGRLGLAAAILLAGAGAVLTPFIRAFVDGLSVLSDNAYEIGDMVELPDIGHRGFIELITLRYTKIYTLDNTFLVVPNEQAQNRDIVNRSADDPRTWLSLDLLVTYESDIAQARAIAERAAEGVDGVVAGGRNIRIGSARYASAPACVVESFAENGVALRLFYWVESPYAQLPVRSAILENVRAGFADANVELAYPHTRAVFDE from the coding sequence ATGAGCGGGGTCGGCGACGGCCTGCTGTCGAGCGTCGGCCGAGCGCTTGCTCAGGCGCTTCTCCGGGGTGTCCCCGGGTGGGCGGTGCGAACCGGGCTGGCGCTGGCGGTGTTGCTCGTGGCCTGGCGCGGCTCGCGGCTGCTGGTCGAGGCGCTTCGGGAGCCCGTCGCGCGCCGGGTCCACCGACGGAGCCTCAGCCTGGCGGTCGTTCGGGGTGTGCGTATCGTGGTGCTCATCCTGAGCGCGTTCGTCGCGCTCGGGGTCTACGGCGTCGGGCCGGGACGACTCGGGCTCGCGGCGGCGATACTGCTCGCCGGTGCGGGGGCCGTCCTCACGCCGTTCATCAGGGCGTTCGTCGACGGCCTCTCCGTACTGAGCGACAACGCCTACGAGATCGGGGACATGGTCGAGCTTCCCGACATCGGCCACCGTGGCTTCATCGAGCTCATCACGCTCCGGTACACCAAGATATACACGCTCGACAACACGTTTCTGGTCGTCCCGAACGAACAGGCCCAGAACCGGGACATCGTCAACCGATCGGCCGACGACCCGCGGACGTGGCTCTCGCTCGACCTGCTCGTCACCTACGAGAGCGACATCGCGCAGGCACGTGCCATCGCCGAACGAGCCGCCGAGGGCGTCGATGGTGTGGTCGCGGGCGGGCGGAACATCCGGATCGGGAGCGCCCGATACGCGAGCGCGCCGGCGTGCGTCGTCGAGTCGTTCGCCGAGAACGGCGTCGCGCTCAGGCTGTTCTACTGGGTCGAGAGCCCGTACGCGCAGCTCCCCGTTCGGTCGGCGATACTCGAAAACGTGCGAGCGGGCTTCGCGGACGCGAACGTCGAGCTCGCCTATCCACACACGCGGGCCGTCTTCGACGAGTGA
- a CDS encoding MFS transporter yields the protein MAFLVNLVRVVYAPLVEPLQQAFAIGPGTVGLVVTLVWAGSALPRIPVGYLLTVLPRHHVVLLSGAMLTGASVVAALANSVLTLGAGAFLLGTATGAYFVAANPLLSELYVSEVGRRLGIHGTASQVAAVLAAPLVTLALTVSWRVVFVAVAVVALVTTAVFYRVAKRVEFPAASGVDRNFRGAVVAEWRLIVVGVVTFGAASFVWQGLFNFYPSYLETARGFSPGFSRTLLTVMFAAGVPAFWLSGTIVDRVRVAPYILGVIVAFVGCLLLLTVTNGLAGIVVLSAVIGYVIHSMFPAADAFLLSALPDEHRGGAYATFSGGMMFSQALGSWFVGEVVELGIGYDAVFQGLAVVLAGVVVGLALLGATGRLPAVTEA from the coding sequence ATGGCGTTCCTGGTCAATCTGGTTCGCGTCGTCTACGCGCCGCTGGTCGAACCGCTCCAGCAGGCCTTCGCGATCGGGCCCGGAACCGTCGGGCTGGTCGTGACCCTCGTCTGGGCCGGGAGCGCGCTGCCGCGGATCCCCGTCGGCTACCTCCTGACGGTCCTGCCGCGCCACCACGTCGTGCTGCTCTCGGGCGCGATGCTGACCGGCGCGTCGGTCGTCGCGGCGCTCGCGAACTCCGTTCTCACCCTCGGGGCCGGGGCCTTCCTGCTGGGGACGGCGACGGGCGCGTACTTCGTTGCCGCGAACCCACTGCTCAGCGAACTCTACGTCAGCGAGGTCGGCCGCCGGCTCGGGATCCACGGCACCGCGAGCCAGGTCGCGGCGGTGCTCGCCGCGCCGCTCGTCACGCTCGCGCTGACGGTCTCCTGGCGCGTGGTCTTCGTCGCGGTCGCGGTCGTGGCGCTCGTCACGACCGCCGTCTTCTATCGGGTCGCGAAACGCGTCGAGTTCCCGGCGGCCAGCGGCGTCGATCGGAACTTCCGGGGGGCGGTCGTCGCCGAGTGGCGACTGATCGTCGTCGGGGTCGTGACGTTCGGGGCGGCGAGCTTCGTCTGGCAGGGGCTGTTCAACTTCTATCCGTCGTACCTCGAAACCGCCCGCGGCTTCTCGCCCGGCTTCTCGCGCACCCTCCTCACCGTGATGTTCGCCGCCGGCGTGCCCGCCTTCTGGCTCAGCGGCACCATCGTCGACCGGGTGCGCGTCGCGCCGTACATCCTCGGGGTGATCGTCGCCTTCGTCGGCTGTCTACTCCTCCTCACGGTCACGAACGGGCTCGCGGGGATCGTCGTGCTGAGCGCCGTCATCGGCTACGTGATCCACAGCATGTTCCCGGCGGCGGACGCCTTCCTGCTCTCCGCGCTCCCCGATGAACACCGCGGCGGGGCCTACGCCACGTTCAGCGGCGGGATGATGTTCAGCCAGGCGCTCGGGAGCTGGTTCGTCGGCGAGGTCGTCGAACTCGGGATCGGCTACGATGCCGTCTTCCAGGGACTCGCAGTCGTTCTCGCGGGCGTCGTCGTCGGTCTCGCCCTGCTCGGCGCGACTGGCCGATTGCCGGCGGTGACGGAGGCGTAG
- a CDS encoding zinc-binding dehydrogenase, producing MTDEMTAYVIEEYGDPDVFTRTTREVPEPEANEIRVSVTASSVNPVDYKIRQGALPDFAPTFPATLHCDVSGVVDAVGADVETFEAGDRVYGMPGGAGRQGALAEYVVGHAGTFAQAPEAISLEAAAALPVVALTAWEMLTDKTAVGSDDDVLVYGASGGVGHVGVQVADRLDADVTGTASSDEKRDLVESLGADAVVDYTTTDVGSYVEEHANGAGFDVVFDPVGDDHLATAFEAVRPYGTVVTTESSSTQDLSPMHANSLDLGVVLVILPVLLGDRQERIGEELAEIADLVDDGALEPHIVERFGFDEVAEAHRRAEAGDFSGKLLLVDE from the coding sequence ATGACCGACGAGATGACCGCCTACGTGATCGAGGAGTACGGTGACCCGGACGTCTTCACCCGAACCACCCGCGAGGTCCCCGAACCCGAGGCGAACGAGATCCGCGTCTCAGTCACCGCCTCCAGTGTGAACCCTGTCGATTACAAGATCCGCCAGGGCGCGCTCCCGGACTTCGCACCCACCTTCCCCGCGACCCTCCACTGTGACGTCTCGGGGGTCGTCGACGCCGTCGGGGCGGACGTCGAGACGTTCGAGGCGGGCGATAGGGTCTACGGGATGCCCGGCGGCGCGGGACGACAGGGCGCGCTCGCCGAGTACGTCGTCGGCCACGCCGGCACCTTCGCCCAGGCTCCGGAGGCGATATCGCTCGAAGCGGCCGCGGCGCTCCCGGTCGTCGCGCTCACGGCCTGGGAGATGCTGACCGACAAGACGGCCGTCGGAAGCGACGACGACGTGCTCGTCTACGGGGCGAGCGGCGGCGTCGGCCACGTCGGCGTCCAGGTCGCCGACCGGCTCGACGCCGACGTGACGGGGACCGCCTCCAGCGACGAGAAACGCGACCTCGTCGAGTCGCTCGGTGCCGACGCGGTCGTCGACTACACGACGACGGACGTCGGGAGCTACGTCGAGGAGCACGCCAACGGGGCGGGGTTCGACGTCGTCTTCGACCCGGTCGGCGACGACCACCTCGCGACGGCCTTCGAGGCGGTCCGACCCTACGGGACGGTGGTGACGACCGAATCGAGCTCCACGCAGGACCTCTCGCCCATGCACGCGAACTCGCTCGACCTCGGTGTCGTGCTCGTGATCCTCCCCGTCCTGCTCGGCGACCGCCAGGAGCGAATCGGCGAGGAGCTCGCCGAGATCGCCGACCTCGTCGACGACGGCGCGCTCGAACCCCACATCGTGGAGCGCTTCGGGTTCGACGAGGTCGCCGAGGCACACCGACGGGCCGAGGCGGGCGACTTCAGCGGGAAGCTCCTGCTCGTCGACGAGTAG